The Sorangiineae bacterium MSr11367 genome window below encodes:
- a CDS encoding amidohydrolase yields the protein MTALHVIQNADVRTMDASGRRADAVAWRDGKIVAVGTLAEVTSADATIWDAGGATVLPGFVDAHHHAFLATLMDGGVQLRPPAVRTIGDLQRALAAASAQLPPGEWLLGQGWDESVLVERRAPTRRELDDAVPDRPLLAFHYSCHRALANSRALEAAGIDKHTPDPSGGLISRGRDGVPDGLLIERGISRVEIAARVPHTEAQAEDFFARLGQHHGALLAAGITRIADAAVPADLMVLYREAARRGFLRVPTVMMPVSARGTFEEPWDVLDGPVTGEEEGLLTVGALKLIFDGAPVCAMCVGWRQMAGALVNTLAMGLRQRSFDSMRTMTSARLRFGRTGVRTGINIYRREEARAIIRAATERGFAVATHAIGNDAVDIAVSAYEATGSALSRKRAPRIEHAVFLSRDLVARMADAGVLVVAQPHFLSLPAMSTAARIPGLANTALRWLLDAKIKVAGSSDYPVASFDPLDGIRSAVQRRTGGGHVHEPDQRIDLDEALTMYTRTAAEACGALDRCGTLEAGKRADIVVLDGPLAAADRLQSARVRATVLGGEVVFGELS from the coding sequence ATGACCGCCCTACACGTGATTCAGAACGCCGATGTTCGCACGATGGATGCTTCGGGTCGCCGCGCGGACGCGGTGGCGTGGCGCGATGGGAAAATCGTTGCGGTGGGAACACTCGCGGAGGTGACGAGCGCGGACGCGACGATCTGGGACGCGGGCGGCGCGACCGTTCTGCCGGGCTTCGTCGATGCGCATCACCATGCCTTTCTGGCCACGCTCATGGACGGCGGCGTGCAGCTGCGGCCTCCGGCGGTGCGCACCATCGGCGATTTGCAACGGGCGCTTGCGGCCGCATCGGCGCAGTTGCCGCCGGGCGAATGGCTCTTGGGGCAGGGGTGGGACGAATCGGTGCTGGTCGAGCGACGTGCGCCGACACGCCGCGAGCTCGACGATGCAGTGCCCGATCGGCCGCTCTTGGCGTTTCACTACAGTTGCCATCGGGCGCTGGCGAACAGCCGCGCTCTCGAAGCGGCGGGCATCGACAAGCACACGCCGGATCCTTCGGGAGGGCTCATTTCACGAGGGCGCGACGGGGTGCCCGACGGACTGCTCATCGAGCGCGGTATCAGCCGCGTCGAGATCGCGGCGCGCGTGCCCCACACCGAGGCGCAGGCCGAAGACTTTTTCGCGCGCCTGGGGCAGCACCACGGGGCGCTGCTGGCGGCGGGCATCACGCGCATCGCGGATGCGGCCGTGCCCGCGGATTTGATGGTGCTCTATCGGGAGGCCGCGCGGCGCGGCTTTCTCCGAGTGCCGACCGTGATGATGCCGGTCTCCGCGCGCGGGACGTTCGAGGAACCGTGGGACGTGCTCGACGGGCCGGTGACCGGGGAGGAAGAGGGGTTGCTCACCGTGGGCGCGCTCAAGTTGATCTTCGACGGCGCGCCGGTCTGCGCCATGTGCGTCGGCTGGCGGCAGATGGCCGGTGCGCTCGTGAACACGCTGGCCATGGGACTGCGCCAGCGCTCGTTCGACTCGATGAGGACCATGACGTCGGCCCGACTGCGTTTCGGCCGCACGGGGGTTCGCACGGGCATCAACATTTACCGCCGCGAGGAGGCTCGCGCGATCATCCGGGCGGCCACCGAGCGCGGTTTTGCCGTGGCGACGCACGCCATCGGCAACGACGCGGTGGACATCGCCGTCTCGGCGTACGAGGCGACGGGGAGCGCCCTGTCCCGCAAGCGCGCCCCGCGCATCGAGCACGCCGTATTCCTCTCGCGCGATCTCGTCGCGCGCATGGCCGATGCTGGCGTTCTCGTGGTCGCGCAGCCGCATTTTCTTTCACTGCCCGCCATGAGCACGGCCGCGCGCATTCCCGGCCTCGCCAACACGGCCTTGCGCTGGCTGCTCGACGCGAAGATCAAGGTCGCGGGCAGCTCGGACTACCCCGTGGCGAGCTTCGATCCGCTCGACGGCATCCGCTCCGCGGTGCAGCGGCGCACGGGCGGCGGGCACGTGCACGAGCCCGATCAGCGCATCGATCTCGACGAGGCCCTCACGATGTACACGCGCACCGCGGCTGAAGCATGCGGTGCGCTTGATCGATGCGGGACGCTGGAGGCGGGAAAGCGCGCCGACATCGTGGTGCTCGATGGCCCGCTGGCAGCGGCCGATCGCCTGCAATCGGCGCGGGTGCGGGCCACCGTGCTCGGCGGTGAGGTGGTGTTCGGGGAGCTCAGCTAA